The following are encoded together in the Malaya genurostris strain Urasoe2022 chromosome 3, Malgen_1.1, whole genome shotgun sequence genome:
- the LOC131437767 gene encoding F-box and leucine-rich repeat protein 13-like isoform X2 gives MDFFITEMKQPTPLEPEKVGFNDLPMELLLKIMKMITLNDRIAAGETCRRWMEASHYYTPFNELLIFRFTNINFCDNEPPIKNFLDGFRIFPRIEISSVTFYGNSEFWPDFGKFVLELTIRNCLIRDSELTWILQHLPKLRKLSIESCDELFRMWHFDKAFYCCQSHFVLDELVDVSLANNDFIDEMHFNWIITIAPNIAHLDISNCFKMVTALRRVQMVDHIMRFINNKRFQLESLKFSGTLSIDDICLSTLAILDGLCITSLSLTFCDKIPPAIIDLLRRQPELKITQALQFKVNKSKKTIKTPGFISFLTSQPDLVHLDLSSSLGVTDEIMELITTSLPKLKTLKLKRCILITDEGIMDIVKLEHLEVLDLSNCEKISDRAMFHGVIGRKIKQLKELYLCDLPSLSDYSLIQVTINFSLIRILDLSSSPNAATDATMQYINFYLIHLRKLILYCCTKVTDSGLSGIDLPYKPLEIWDISESFSIERLFKLRVLNLSGCYKITDLALQKAIKFSELKELHLARCSQITEAGIESLAKNNKSVEFLDLSECSLVNDKCIDLITTNLKRLKTLIVNKCPLLTDDSLYIISMNCRYLKFHCSTFR, from the exons ATGGACTTTTTCATAACGGAAATGAAGCAACCAACACCCCTAGAACCGGAAAAGGTGGGATTCAACGATCTTCCGATGGAG CTGCTgttgaaaatcatgaaaatgaTCACGTTAAACGATCGGATAGCCGCTGGAGAAACTTGTCGTAGATGGATGGAAGCTTCACATTACTACACACCGTTCAATGAGTTGCTTATTTTTCGGTTTACCAACATCAATTTCTGCGACAATGAACCACCAATTAAGAACTTTCTGGATGGATTCAGAATCTTCCCGAGAATTGAGATCAGTTCGgtaacattctacggaaatagTGAGTTTTGGCCCGATTTCGGAAAATTCGTTCTGGAGTTGACGATTAGGAACTGCTTGATTCGAGATTCTGAATTAACATGGATACTGCAACATCTGCCGAAACTTCGAAAACTTAGCATTGAGTCGTGTGACGAATTGTTCCGTATGTGGCATTTTGATAAAGCGTTCTATTGCTGCCAATCACACTTTGTTCTTGATGAATTAGTTGATGTTTCATTAGCGAACAACGATTTCATCGATGAGATGCACTTTAACTGGATAATAACGATAGCTCCTAACATTGCACATTTGGATATTTCGAACTGCTTCAAAATGGTAACTGCACTTCGTCGCGTACAAATGGTTGATCATATTATGCGATTTATCAACAACAAACGCTTTCAACTGGAATCTCTCAAATTCAGTGGTACACTATCGATCGATGATATTTGCCTTAGCACCCTTGCAATATTGGATGGTCTGTGCATAACAAGTTTAAGCCTGACATTTTGCGATAAGATTCCACCTGCCATCATTGATCTGCTCAGACGACAACCCGAACTAAAGATCACTCAAGCACTTCAATTCAAGGTGAACAAATCCAAAAAGACCATAAAGACTCCTGGATTTATTAGTTTTCTCACCAGTCAACCGGATCTGGTACATCTTGATCTGTCATCTTCGCTCGGAGTTACCGATGAGATCATGGAGCTCATTACTACATCTTTGccaaaacttaaaaccttaaaactcaAAAGATGTATTCTAATCACGGATGAAGGAATTATGGATATTGTCAAGTTGGAACATCTAGAGGTCTTAGACTTATctaattgtgaaaaaatttctgacCGAGCAATGTTCCACGGAGTAATCGgtcgcaaaataaaacagttgaaAGAACTGTATCTGTGTGATCTGCCCAGCCTGAGTGACTATTCGCTGATACAGGTCACAATCAATTTTTCATTGATACGAATTCTCGATCTTAGCAGTTCACCAAACGCCGCTACGGATGCCACTATGCAGTACATCAATTTCTATCTGATACATCTCAGGAAGTTAATTCTGTACTGTTGCACTAAGGTCACGGATTCAGGACTCAGCGGTATCGATCTACCGTACAAGCCGTTGGAGATATGGGACATTTCCGAGTCGTTTTCTATTGAGCGTTTGTTCAAACTGCGCGTGCTAAACCTGAGTGGGTGCTATAAAATTACAGATCTGGCGCTCCAAAAGGCAATCAAATTCAGTGAGCTGAAGGAATTACATCTGGCGCGCTGTTCGCAG ATTACCGAAGCAGGTATTGAATCCTTAGCCAAGAATAATAAATCCGTTGAGTTTTTGGACCTTAGCGAGTGTTCTCTAGTGAACGACAAATGTATAGATTTAATTACCACAAACCTTAAACGACTGAAAACTCTCATAGTGAATAAGTGCCCGCTGCTAACTGATGACAGCCTATACATTATCAGTATGAACTGCCGCTATCTCAAG TTTCATTGCAGCACATTTCGTTGA
- the LOC131437767 gene encoding F-box and leucine-rich repeat protein 13-like isoform X1, whose amino-acid sequence MDFFITEMKQPTPLEPEKVGFNDLPMELLLKIMKMITLNDRIAAGETCRRWMEASHYYTPFNELLIFRFTNINFCDNEPPIKNFLDGFRIFPRIEISSVTFYGNSEFWPDFGKFVLELTIRNCLIRDSELTWILQHLPKLRKLSIESCDELFRMWHFDKAFYCCQSHFVLDELVDVSLANNDFIDEMHFNWIITIAPNIAHLDISNCFKMVTALRRVQMVDHIMRFINNKRFQLESLKFSGTLSIDDICLSTLAILDGLCITSLSLTFCDKIPPAIIDLLRRQPELKITQALQFKVNKSKKTIKTPGFISFLTSQPDLVHLDLSSSLGVTDEIMELITTSLPKLKTLKLKRCILITDEGIMDIVKLEHLEVLDLSNCEKISDRAMFHGVIGRKIKQLKELYLCDLPSLSDYSLIQVTINFSLIRILDLSSSPNAATDATMQYINFYLIHLRKLILYCCTKVTDSGLSGIDLPYKPLEIWDISESFSIERLFKLRVLNLSGCYKITDLALQKAIKFSELKELHLARCSQITEAGIESLAKNNKSVEFLDLSECSLVNDKCIDLITTNLKRLKTLIVNKCPLLTDDSLYIISMNCRYLKHISLNGCLRLSRIEERLFRLPTVKTVNSKYNN is encoded by the exons ATGGACTTTTTCATAACGGAAATGAAGCAACCAACACCCCTAGAACCGGAAAAGGTGGGATTCAACGATCTTCCGATGGAG CTGCTgttgaaaatcatgaaaatgaTCACGTTAAACGATCGGATAGCCGCTGGAGAAACTTGTCGTAGATGGATGGAAGCTTCACATTACTACACACCGTTCAATGAGTTGCTTATTTTTCGGTTTACCAACATCAATTTCTGCGACAATGAACCACCAATTAAGAACTTTCTGGATGGATTCAGAATCTTCCCGAGAATTGAGATCAGTTCGgtaacattctacggaaatagTGAGTTTTGGCCCGATTTCGGAAAATTCGTTCTGGAGTTGACGATTAGGAACTGCTTGATTCGAGATTCTGAATTAACATGGATACTGCAACATCTGCCGAAACTTCGAAAACTTAGCATTGAGTCGTGTGACGAATTGTTCCGTATGTGGCATTTTGATAAAGCGTTCTATTGCTGCCAATCACACTTTGTTCTTGATGAATTAGTTGATGTTTCATTAGCGAACAACGATTTCATCGATGAGATGCACTTTAACTGGATAATAACGATAGCTCCTAACATTGCACATTTGGATATTTCGAACTGCTTCAAAATGGTAACTGCACTTCGTCGCGTACAAATGGTTGATCATATTATGCGATTTATCAACAACAAACGCTTTCAACTGGAATCTCTCAAATTCAGTGGTACACTATCGATCGATGATATTTGCCTTAGCACCCTTGCAATATTGGATGGTCTGTGCATAACAAGTTTAAGCCTGACATTTTGCGATAAGATTCCACCTGCCATCATTGATCTGCTCAGACGACAACCCGAACTAAAGATCACTCAAGCACTTCAATTCAAGGTGAACAAATCCAAAAAGACCATAAAGACTCCTGGATTTATTAGTTTTCTCACCAGTCAACCGGATCTGGTACATCTTGATCTGTCATCTTCGCTCGGAGTTACCGATGAGATCATGGAGCTCATTACTACATCTTTGccaaaacttaaaaccttaaaactcaAAAGATGTATTCTAATCACGGATGAAGGAATTATGGATATTGTCAAGTTGGAACATCTAGAGGTCTTAGACTTATctaattgtgaaaaaatttctgacCGAGCAATGTTCCACGGAGTAATCGgtcgcaaaataaaacagttgaaAGAACTGTATCTGTGTGATCTGCCCAGCCTGAGTGACTATTCGCTGATACAGGTCACAATCAATTTTTCATTGATACGAATTCTCGATCTTAGCAGTTCACCAAACGCCGCTACGGATGCCACTATGCAGTACATCAATTTCTATCTGATACATCTCAGGAAGTTAATTCTGTACTGTTGCACTAAGGTCACGGATTCAGGACTCAGCGGTATCGATCTACCGTACAAGCCGTTGGAGATATGGGACATTTCCGAGTCGTTTTCTATTGAGCGTTTGTTCAAACTGCGCGTGCTAAACCTGAGTGGGTGCTATAAAATTACAGATCTGGCGCTCCAAAAGGCAATCAAATTCAGTGAGCTGAAGGAATTACATCTGGCGCGCTGTTCGCAG ATTACCGAAGCAGGTATTGAATCCTTAGCCAAGAATAATAAATCCGTTGAGTTTTTGGACCTTAGCGAGTGTTCTCTAGTGAACGACAAATGTATAGATTTAATTACCACAAACCTTAAACGACTGAAAACTCTCATAGTGAATAAGTGCCCGCTGCTAACTGATGACAGCCTATACATTATCAGTATGAACTGCCGCTATCTCAAG CACATTTCGTTGAACGGATGTCTAAGGTTGAGCCGGATTGAAGAGCGGTTATTCCGGCTGCCCACGGTAAAAACTGTCAATAGTAAATACAACAACTAG